TAATATCTCCACCATAACCAGGTTCTGTAACTGATGCAACATATCCTACTACTTCTCCTGCATCATTAAATCCAGGTATGTATTGTATTTCATCAGCTACCTTTGCTTCATCTTCTTTGAAGCTAACTGCTTCTGGTAAAACTTCTTTTCTTGCCTCATTAACTATTTTTTTAGTATTTTCTGCTATAACCTTACTTGTAAAACCATTAACTCCTCCAAGTATTCCAGCTGATATAGCTGCTATTAGACCAAGGACGATTCCAAAATGTATATATCTATTTTCCATTTTTGCTCACCCCTCCAAACTTTTTAGCTCTTATATATCTGTCAATTAAAGGGACTACACCATTCATTATTAAAATAGCATAAGCTGTTCCTTCTGGATATCCACCTTTTATTCTTATTAAAGATACTAAAATTCCTATTCCTAAGGCAAAGATAACTCTACCTTTTCCTGTTATTGGGCTTGTAACCATATCAGTTGCCATAAAGAAAGCACCTAAAAATAATCCTCCTGATAATATTTGCATGAAAGGATTTGCTCCCATTGCCCAAGTTAAAACAAATACTGTTCCTATCATAACAGCAGGAACTTTCCAATCTATTTGTTTTTTATAAATTAAATATACTCCACCAATTAATAATGCCAAAGCAGATGTTTCTCCTAAACAACCACCCATTTGTCCTAAAAACGCATTAATATACTGATTTCCTCCTTCATATATCAATGAATCTGTTAAAGGAATACCCCTTTTCATAGCATCCAAAACTGTTGCACCAGCTTTTCCATCATAAGCAAAAGTTGTTATTGCTACTGGCCAAGATGCTTGAACAAATGCTCTTCCGATTAAAGCTGGGTTGAAGATATTATGTCCTAAACCACCATAAACTATTTTTCCTAATGTTATTGCTACAAAATTTCCAACTATCACATATTGTAAACCCATTCCAACAGGAACTACAAATGCAAATAATATACCTGTTAATATAGCACTACCATCAAATGCTTCTATATCTCTTTTTAATATTTTCTGCCATATATATTCAGTGGCTATACAAGTTGCAACTGACACAGCAGTTAATATTAAAGCCCTCACTCCAAATGAATATACAGCCATAGCAAATGCTGGTATCAAAGCTATAACAACATCATACATTACTGACTCAACAGTTTCTGCTGTTCTAATATGAGGAGCTGGTCCTGTTTTCAAAATTGTACTCACTTTTATCCTCCTTAATTAGTTTAATCTACTTTTTTTTCTTTGCTTTTGCTCTTAATTTTGATTTTCCTGTTTTAATAGCTTCAGCCAAAGGTCTATTTGCAGGACAAATATAGTTACAAGAACCACATTCAATACAATCCATTAAATTATATTCTGCCATTTCATCATATTGTTTATTAGCAGCTAATCTATCAAACATAAGTGGTTCAAGTCCCATAGGACATGCAGAAACACATTTAGAACAACTTATACAAGATTTTGTCTTGTATGGTCTCATTTCCTCAGTTGTTAAAGCCAAAAGACCTGATGTACCTTTTATTACAGTAGCATCTTCTGTCATTTGAGCAAGCCCCATCATAGGTCCACCCATGACCAATCTTTCCATTTTTTCTCTATCTACACCACAGTAATCTAAAATATATGAGAAAGGTGTCCCTATTGCAATTTTTAAGTTTTTAGGATTTTTAATTGCTTTTCCAGATACTGTAACAATTTTTTCAATCAAAGGCTTTCCGTTTACAACAGCTTCATAAATTGCTGCAGCTGTTCCTGTATTTTGTACAACAACACCAACTGCTGATGGAAGTTGTCCAGATGGAACTTCTCTGTTTAAAACTGATTTAATAAGTTGTTTTTCTCCTCCTTGAGGATACTTTGTTTTTAATGGAACAATATTTATTCCTGTTCCTTCTGTTGCTTTTCTCATAGATTCAATAGCTTCAGGTTTATTATCTTCTATTCCTACATAAACATCAGGAACATTTAAAATCTTTTTAATGATTTTGATTCCTTCAACTATTGATTTTGGATTTTCTAACATAAGTCTATTGTCCGAATTTAAATAAGGTTCACATTCTGCACCATTTAAAATCAAACTATCTAGTTTTGTGTTAGGTGGAGGATTTAATTTTACATGAGTTGGGAAAGTAGCCCCTCCTATACCAACAATACCTTTTTCTCTAATAATATCAAGTAAGGCTTTTTTGTCTGCTTCTTCCCAATTTTCAATTTTAGTCAACTCTGCCCATTCTTCTTTTTTATCATTTTCAATAAAAACTGTCATTACCTTCCCTGTTAAAGGAAATACGCGACTTTCAATTTTTGTGACAGTTCCACT
This Fusobacterium animalis 7_1 DNA region includes the following protein-coding sequences:
- a CDS encoding RnfABCDGE type electron transport complex subunit D, whose protein sequence is MSTILKTGPAPHIRTAETVESVMYDVVIALIPAFAMAVYSFGVRALILTAVSVATCIATEYIWQKILKRDIEAFDGSAILTGILFAFVVPVGMGLQYVIVGNFVAITLGKIVYGGLGHNIFNPALIGRAFVQASWPVAITTFAYDGKAGATVLDAMKRGIPLTDSLIYEGGNQYINAFLGQMGGCLGETSALALLIGGVYLIYKKQIDWKVPAVMIGTVFVLTWAMGANPFMQILSGGLFLGAFFMATDMVTSPITGKGRVIFALGIGILVSLIRIKGGYPEGTAYAILIMNGVVPLIDRYIRAKKFGGVSKNGK
- the rsxC gene encoding electron transport complex subunit RsxC produces the protein MTFFGFRGGVHPPENKIQTEHLPIEKLESPDEIFVPLLQHIGVPLNPLVNVGDRVLKGQKIADAEGLAVPIHSPVSGTVTKIESRVFPLTGKVMTVFIENDKKEEWAELTKIENWEEADKKALLDIIREKGIVGIGGATFPTHVKLNPPPNTKLDSLILNGAECEPYLNSDNRLMLENPKSIVEGIKIIKKILNVPDVYVGIEDNKPEAIESMRKATEGTGINIVPLKTKYPQGGEKQLIKSVLNREVPSGQLPSAVGVVVQNTGTAAAIYEAVVNGKPLIEKIVTVSGKAIKNPKNLKIAIGTPFSYILDYCGVDREKMERLVMGGPMMGLAQMTEDATVIKGTSGLLALTTEEMRPYKTKSCISCSKCVSACPMGLEPLMFDRLAANKQYDEMAEYNLMDCIECGSCNYICPANRPLAEAIKTGKSKLRAKAKKKK
- a CDS encoding RnfABCDGE type electron transport complex subunit G codes for the protein MENRYIHFGIVLGLIAAISAGILGGVNGFTSKVIAENTKKIVNEARKEVLPEAVSFKEDEAKVADEIQYIPGFNDAGEVVGYVASVTEPGYGGDINFVVGIDKDAKVTGLNVVTSSETPGLGAKINGKEWQEHWIGKDATYEFNKSVDAFAGATISPKAVYTGVIKALNTYQNEVSK